From a region of the Fischerella sp. JS2 genome:
- a CDS encoding 2OG-Fe dioxygenase family protein, with translation MQRVLGSTELEYAFLFTLRKVNSISTEGFQPFFNNLPVDPYIKGNYRTRRLSRFIVSQDKLIKLPHGYLFQSKDYNPLVGDIKREFAELDDALIELDIFKNLVLAFSDSCKLHPEAEIGVHQIRTTCSPDNFGNPAPEGIHRDGTDFIGIFSVDRQNILGGETHLYTPKKEKPVFNKILYPGELLLINDHQFYHFTTPIKPRTDGVGTRDVFVLTSPSLLSD, from the coding sequence ATGCAAAGAGTCCTGGGATCAACAGAATTGGAATATGCCTTTTTATTTACTCTCAGAAAGGTAAACTCCATAAGCACAGAAGGTTTTCAACCATTTTTTAATAACTTACCTGTTGACCCTTACATTAAAGGTAACTATCGTACCAGGAGGCTATCTCGTTTCATAGTTTCTCAAGATAAATTAATCAAATTGCCTCATGGTTATTTATTTCAAAGCAAAGATTACAATCCCTTAGTGGGTGATATCAAAAGAGAGTTTGCAGAATTAGATGATGCACTCATAGAACTAGATATATTTAAAAACCTAGTTTTAGCATTTAGTGACTCTTGTAAACTGCACCCAGAAGCAGAAATAGGAGTGCATCAAATCAGAACTACTTGTTCACCAGATAATTTTGGTAATCCTGCACCTGAAGGTATCCATCGAGATGGTACTGATTTTATCGGCATCTTTTCTGTTGATAGACAAAATATACTCGGTGGAGAAACCCATTTATACACTCCCAAAAAAGAAAAGCCTGTTTTCAATAAAATTCTCTATCCAGGAGAATTACTACTAATTAACGATCATCAATTCTATCACTTTACTACTCCTATTAAACCTAGAACTGACGGGGTAGGAACAAGAGACGTTTTTGTATTAACTTCACCAAGTTTGCTTTCGGATTAG
- a CDS encoding DUF711 family protein, with translation MIIRAITTGISLDSPHDRDKIKQAAEFNQQAKNLFEQFGYEVQTTRIATNSWEKYLKNFSRNEIVNIIQKIEQLCKDLNISFFNIGYASQPENIAIIPEINKSTSIIYSSSKIGDKETGINFKSTLESAKAIKRISQETENGYGNFRFCAWANCNSGIPFFPTAYHEGDTSFALGIECSDLVMQSFTLANNSIQIAEKSLRSLLAEELTKLADHAEKISAKLGITYNGIDTSLAPPLNKQASIAFAYEQLMDSKFGYQGTLTVSGMLTRVLKSIPVKICGYSGLMLPVCEDVGLAARANEQTYNITNLLLYSAVCGCGLDTVPIPGDISIEKITAILMDMATLAMKLDKPLSARLFPIPGKKAGEMTAFNSPYLVDCKIFAVD, from the coding sequence ATGATAATTAGAGCGATTACTACAGGTATTTCCTTAGATTCTCCTCATGATCGAGATAAAATCAAGCAAGCAGCAGAATTTAACCAGCAAGCAAAAAATTTATTTGAGCAATTCGGTTATGAAGTTCAAACAACAAGGATTGCTACGAATTCATGGGAAAAATATCTCAAAAACTTTTCGAGAAACGAGATAGTTAATATTATTCAGAAAATAGAACAATTATGTAAAGATCTTAATATAAGTTTCTTTAACATTGGATATGCTAGTCAACCTGAAAATATAGCTATTATTCCAGAAATTAATAAAAGCACATCTATTATTTATTCTTCCTCAAAAATTGGCGACAAAGAAACTGGTATTAACTTTAAGAGTACTTTAGAATCTGCAAAAGCGATTAAACGTATTTCCCAAGAAACTGAAAATGGTTATGGTAACTTTCGGTTTTGTGCTTGGGCAAACTGCAACTCAGGTATACCATTTTTTCCGACTGCATATCATGAAGGTGATACATCTTTTGCTCTTGGTATAGAGTGTAGCGACTTGGTAATGCAAAGTTTTACTCTCGCTAACAATAGTATTCAAATAGCAGAAAAAAGTTTGCGATCGCTTTTAGCAGAAGAATTAACAAAATTAGCAGATCATGCTGAAAAAATATCGGCAAAATTGGGCATCACTTACAACGGTATTGATACATCACTAGCGCCACCATTGAATAAACAAGCAAGTATTGCCTTTGCTTACGAGCAATTAATGGATAGCAAATTTGGCTATCAAGGTACACTCACGGTTTCTGGAATGTTAACTCGTGTTTTAAAAAGTATACCAGTGAAAATCTGTGGTTATTCTGGTTTGATGCTTCCTGTTTGTGAAGATGTAGGCTTAGCAGCCAGAGCAAATGAACAAACTTACAATATTACTAATTTACTACTATATTCAGCTGTTTGTGGTTGTGGACTTGATACAGTTCCCATACCTGGTGATATTTCTATCGAAAAGATTACAGCAATATTAATGGATATGGCAACTTTAGCTATGAAACTAGATAAACCTTTATCTGCAAGATTATTTCCAATTCCAGGTAAAAAAGCTGGGGAAATGACTGCTTTCAATTCCCCATATCTTGTAGATTGTAAAATATTTGCTGTTGATTAA
- a CDS encoding 1-acyl-sn-glycerol-3-phosphate acyltransferase — MSNSPLIPHPDSNDAQEPVLPPITEATIQRAKEGVAYARDRHANEMIRQALLSAEAVAEGGSEHRVSGELRRKVLRTLIHTLFRVKVDFSERIPAQPVLVAANHLNHIDPFLLLSELPPRPFCHILGDARTLYNQWWKRQFLHFAKGVIPVERIWKEELAIIQAAKIGHKDLAELADAIEKYVPTGNSIEIMRRLDRIVQGIFARGESVILFPEGRLGNTEAQLSVPLKRGVAIYALRAGVPILPVVLIGTQDLYLRKELTVRFGNPIILSQSGRPKAQQVQALLDELQAALTDLLPKDYQEPKEPKLLHHFLNHMFW, encoded by the coding sequence ATGTCCAACAGTCCGCTGATTCCTCACCCAGATTCTAATGATGCACAAGAACCTGTTTTGCCACCAATAACAGAAGCCACAATTCAACGTGCAAAAGAAGGTGTTGCTTATGCACGCGATCGCCATGCTAATGAAATGATCCGCCAAGCGCTACTATCGGCGGAAGCTGTCGCGGAAGGTGGTTCAGAACACAGAGTTAGTGGTGAGTTACGGCGCAAGGTACTGCGGACTCTTATTCATACCTTATTTCGGGTGAAAGTTGATTTTTCAGAACGGATTCCTGCTCAACCAGTGTTAGTTGCAGCTAACCATCTGAATCATATTGATCCATTTTTATTACTGTCAGAATTACCACCTCGTCCCTTCTGCCATATTTTGGGCGATGCTCGTACCCTTTACAACCAGTGGTGGAAACGGCAATTTCTGCATTTTGCTAAGGGAGTTATACCTGTAGAACGGATTTGGAAAGAAGAATTAGCAATAATCCAAGCAGCAAAGATTGGACATAAAGATCTAGCTGAATTAGCAGATGCTATAGAAAAATATGTTCCTACAGGAAACTCTATAGAAATTATGCGGCGACTAGATCGAATTGTTCAAGGCATTTTTGCCCGTGGAGAAAGCGTTATTCTATTTCCAGAAGGAAGACTAGGCAATACTGAAGCTCAGTTGTCAGTTCCTCTCAAACGTGGTGTAGCTATTTATGCCTTGCGTGCTGGAGTACCAATTTTACCTGTAGTCTTAATCGGTACACAAGACCTGTATCTCCGCAAAGAATTAACCGTTCGTTTTGGCAATCCGATCATCTTATCTCAATCTGGCCGTCCTAAAGCACAGCAGGTACAAGCATTATTAGATGAGTTACAAGCGGCGCTAACGGATTTATTACCGAAAGACTATCAAGAACCAAAAGAACCAAAGTTATTACACCACTTTCTCAATCATATGTTTTGGTAA